The following coding sequences are from one Nilaparvata lugens isolate BPH chromosome 6, ASM1435652v1, whole genome shotgun sequence window:
- the LOC111048348 gene encoding zinc finger protein 260 isoform X2, which translates to MDYQKIDNQYEDEDGVTSIFIKQEDTPDGETNDEHDRDTVATAEDVNPFEPAVQLTYLPINKDKDDCDKSDNPLADKDDVRDSSSINQPNEKKGASGEFDELNASLQEDETPLHSVFAVESACQDEQTSHQCEYCSKSFDNSLDLGKHIGKDHANKKFECQICFKNFKRKSHLKEHILSHSTKKPFQCEFCSHSFIRNSLLLRHMKKHFGNEQIQCGICSEHFEQKSDLDEHVLTHNGGNPFQCEICSKYFDNKLQLTRHITLHARDKSLQCEICYDLFAYQHQLEVHLRRHAGEKPHECEICGRSFLQNFDLKRHLQTHTGEKPFKCELCSKAFLRKDQLAQHLKVHNKPYQCEYCSKCFSDKDSLVIHITHHTSEKPFECEICSKKFISESNLLDHRMTHNDKKQFQCEFCSKNFNNELQLTRHLTLHTRKKTFQCEICNDLFAFQNQLKVHLRRHAGEKPFACEICSKSFTQHFDLKRHLQTHTNDKPFKCELCSKTFSRKDQLAQHLRIHKGVKPYQCEYCSKCFLDKNNLITHIRIHTGEKPYECSICCKTYTQHSDLKRHLRTHTGEKPFKCDICSKCYTDKKLLNQHLRTHTGERPYQCKHCDKTFSMASVLREHLKVHTGERPFQCEICSKLFKRRTHLSAHKKVHTKAESPERNQVSESEQVAGHYVGVEKT; encoded by the exons aCTCCTGATGGTGAGACAAATGACGAGCACGACAGGGACACTGTTGCCACAGCTGAGGACGTCAACCCATTCGAACCCGCAGTGCAACTTACATACCTACCCATTAACAAAGACAAAG ATGACTGTGACAAGAGTGACAATCCGTTAGCTGATAAGGATGACGTCAGGGATTCATCATCTATCAACCAACCAAATGAGAAAAAAGGAGCTTCAGGGGAATTTGATGAATTGAATGCATCATTGCAAGAGGATGAAACTCCATTACATTCAGTATTTGCTGTTGAATCTGCTTGCCAGGATGAACAGACCAGCCATCAATGTGAATACTGTTCAAAAAGCTTTGACAATTCCTTGGATCTTGGTAAGCACATCGGTAAAGACCATGCAAACAAAAAGTTTGAATGTCAAATTTGCTTCAAAAATTTCAAGCGAAAAAGTCATTTAAAAGAGCATATCTTATCTCATAGTACCAAAAAGCCATTCCAATGTGAATTCTGCAGCCACAGCTTTATCAGGAACAGCTTATTATTACGTCACATGAAAAAACATTTTGGTAATGAACAGATACAATGTGGAATTTGCTCCGAacatttcgagcaaaaaagtgatttaGATGAGCATGTGTTGACTCACAATGGTGGAAACCCATTCCAATGTGAAATTTGCAGCAAATATTTCGACAATAAACTTCAATTGACTCGTCATATAACTCTTCACGCCAGAGATAAATCACTTCAGTGTGAGATCTGCTATGATTTGTTTGCTTACCAGCATCAATTGGAGGTGCATTTAAGAAGACATGCAGGTGAAAAGCCACACGAATGTGAAATTTGTGGCAGATCTTTCCTACAAAACTTcgatttaaaaagacatttacAAACACATACTGGTGAAAAGCCATTCAAATGTGAATTGTGTAGCAAGGCCTTCTTAAGAAAAGATCAGTTGGCGCAGCATTTGAAAGTACATAATAAACCTTACCAATGTGAATACTGCAGCAAGTGTTTTTCAGATAAGGATAGTTTAGTAATTCATATCACACACCACACCAGCGAAAAGCCATTTGAATGTGAAATTTGCAGCAAAAAATTTATCAGTGAAAGTAATTTACTTGATCATAGAATGACTCATAATGATAAAAAACAATTCCAGTGTGAATTTTGCagcaaaaattttaataatgaactTCAATTGACTCGTCATTTAACTCTTCACACCAGAAAAAAAACATTCCAGTGCGAGATATGCAATGATTTGTTTGCTTTTCAAAATCAATTGAAGGTGCATTTAAGAAGACATGCAGGTGAAAAGCCATTTGCATGTGAAATTTGCAGCAAGTCTTTCACACAACACTTTGATTTGAAAAGACATTTACAAACACATACTAATGACAAGCCATTCAAATGTGAATTGTGCAGCAAGACCTTCTCAAGAAAAGATCAGTTGGCGCAGCATTTGAGAATACATAAAGGTGTTAAACCATACCAATGTGAATACTGCAGCAAGTGTTTCTTAGataagaataatttaataactCATATCAGAATCCATACCGGCGAAAAGCCATATGAATGTAGCATTTGCTGCAAAACTTATACACAACATTCTGATTTAAAAAGGCATTTacgaacacatactggagaaaagcCGTTCAAATGTGATATTTGCTCTAAATGTTATACAGATAAGAAACTACTGAATCAACATTTAAGAACTCATACTGGTGAAAGGCCATACCAATGCAAACATTGTGATAAGACATTTTCAATGGCAAGTGTTTTAAGGGAGCACTTGAAAGTACACACTGGTGAAAGACCATTCCAATGTGaaatttgctcaaaattgttcaaaagaagAACTCATTTGAGCGCACATAAGAAAGTTCATACCAAGGCTGAGTCACCGGAGAGAAACCAAGTTTCTGAGTCTGAGCAAGTCGCAGGTCATTACGTTGGCGTAGAAAAAACCTAA
- the LOC111048348 gene encoding zinc finger protein 260 isoform X1 codes for MEPFFCLLKKIDNQYEDEDGVTSIFIKQEDTPDGETNDEHDRDTVATAEDVNPFEPAVQLTYLPINKDKDDCDKSDNPLADKDDVRDSSSINQPNEKKGASGEFDELNASLQEDETPLHSVFAVESACQDEQTSHQCEYCSKSFDNSLDLGKHIGKDHANKKFECQICFKNFKRKSHLKEHILSHSTKKPFQCEFCSHSFIRNSLLLRHMKKHFGNEQIQCGICSEHFEQKSDLDEHVLTHNGGNPFQCEICSKYFDNKLQLTRHITLHARDKSLQCEICYDLFAYQHQLEVHLRRHAGEKPHECEICGRSFLQNFDLKRHLQTHTGEKPFKCELCSKAFLRKDQLAQHLKVHNKPYQCEYCSKCFSDKDSLVIHITHHTSEKPFECEICSKKFISESNLLDHRMTHNDKKQFQCEFCSKNFNNELQLTRHLTLHTRKKTFQCEICNDLFAFQNQLKVHLRRHAGEKPFACEICSKSFTQHFDLKRHLQTHTNDKPFKCELCSKTFSRKDQLAQHLRIHKGVKPYQCEYCSKCFLDKNNLITHIRIHTGEKPYECSICCKTYTQHSDLKRHLRTHTGEKPFKCDICSKCYTDKKLLNQHLRTHTGERPYQCKHCDKTFSMASVLREHLKVHTGERPFQCEICSKLFKRRTHLSAHKKVHTKAESPERNQVSESEQVAGHYVGVEKT; via the exons aCTCCTGATGGTGAGACAAATGACGAGCACGACAGGGACACTGTTGCCACAGCTGAGGACGTCAACCCATTCGAACCCGCAGTGCAACTTACATACCTACCCATTAACAAAGACAAAG ATGACTGTGACAAGAGTGACAATCCGTTAGCTGATAAGGATGACGTCAGGGATTCATCATCTATCAACCAACCAAATGAGAAAAAAGGAGCTTCAGGGGAATTTGATGAATTGAATGCATCATTGCAAGAGGATGAAACTCCATTACATTCAGTATTTGCTGTTGAATCTGCTTGCCAGGATGAACAGACCAGCCATCAATGTGAATACTGTTCAAAAAGCTTTGACAATTCCTTGGATCTTGGTAAGCACATCGGTAAAGACCATGCAAACAAAAAGTTTGAATGTCAAATTTGCTTCAAAAATTTCAAGCGAAAAAGTCATTTAAAAGAGCATATCTTATCTCATAGTACCAAAAAGCCATTCCAATGTGAATTCTGCAGCCACAGCTTTATCAGGAACAGCTTATTATTACGTCACATGAAAAAACATTTTGGTAATGAACAGATACAATGTGGAATTTGCTCCGAacatttcgagcaaaaaagtgatttaGATGAGCATGTGTTGACTCACAATGGTGGAAACCCATTCCAATGTGAAATTTGCAGCAAATATTTCGACAATAAACTTCAATTGACTCGTCATATAACTCTTCACGCCAGAGATAAATCACTTCAGTGTGAGATCTGCTATGATTTGTTTGCTTACCAGCATCAATTGGAGGTGCATTTAAGAAGACATGCAGGTGAAAAGCCACACGAATGTGAAATTTGTGGCAGATCTTTCCTACAAAACTTcgatttaaaaagacatttacAAACACATACTGGTGAAAAGCCATTCAAATGTGAATTGTGTAGCAAGGCCTTCTTAAGAAAAGATCAGTTGGCGCAGCATTTGAAAGTACATAATAAACCTTACCAATGTGAATACTGCAGCAAGTGTTTTTCAGATAAGGATAGTTTAGTAATTCATATCACACACCACACCAGCGAAAAGCCATTTGAATGTGAAATTTGCAGCAAAAAATTTATCAGTGAAAGTAATTTACTTGATCATAGAATGACTCATAATGATAAAAAACAATTCCAGTGTGAATTTTGCagcaaaaattttaataatgaactTCAATTGACTCGTCATTTAACTCTTCACACCAGAAAAAAAACATTCCAGTGCGAGATATGCAATGATTTGTTTGCTTTTCAAAATCAATTGAAGGTGCATTTAAGAAGACATGCAGGTGAAAAGCCATTTGCATGTGAAATTTGCAGCAAGTCTTTCACACAACACTTTGATTTGAAAAGACATTTACAAACACATACTAATGACAAGCCATTCAAATGTGAATTGTGCAGCAAGACCTTCTCAAGAAAAGATCAGTTGGCGCAGCATTTGAGAATACATAAAGGTGTTAAACCATACCAATGTGAATACTGCAGCAAGTGTTTCTTAGataagaataatttaataactCATATCAGAATCCATACCGGCGAAAAGCCATATGAATGTAGCATTTGCTGCAAAACTTATACACAACATTCTGATTTAAAAAGGCATTTacgaacacatactggagaaaagcCGTTCAAATGTGATATTTGCTCTAAATGTTATACAGATAAGAAACTACTGAATCAACATTTAAGAACTCATACTGGTGAAAGGCCATACCAATGCAAACATTGTGATAAGACATTTTCAATGGCAAGTGTTTTAAGGGAGCACTTGAAAGTACACACTGGTGAAAGACCATTCCAATGTGaaatttgctcaaaattgttcaaaagaagAACTCATTTGAGCGCACATAAGAAAGTTCATACCAAGGCTGAGTCACCGGAGAGAAACCAAGTTTCTGAGTCTGAGCAAGTCGCAGGTCATTACGTTGGCGTAGAAAAAACCTAA